Genomic segment of Panicum virgatum strain AP13 chromosome 9N, P.virgatum_v5, whole genome shotgun sequence:
TTCTCTTCGCCGTGTGTAGGGCCATACGGTGGCTCCTGCTGGATGAAGCGGACATGTTTGTTGCTGTGCAGGGGTGGCCTGCACACTAAATTGGATCGCCCGCTCCCTACCATGGCCCATGGGTCACCAACCAGATAAAGGAGATGGATGGCCAACGGCAGCAGCGGCATCAGAAGGACCTCCTAGAGGGCCAACTGGAACCTCCCCCTGCTTCCTGCTCTGTTCTTGCCGGCCGCCGACTTTGGTCACTATGCCCAGGTGATTTTTTTATGCTTCCTGTTGTGCTACTGCTACTTGCACATAATCCGAGGAAATGTCagttccagaaaaaaaaaattgttgctcCTTCTTTCAGTATATGTTGTTATTGCCTTGGCAGATGAGAAACTATTTGAGATACAGTTGTGGAGGAGGCAGTGCTTCCATTTGAGTTTCTATAGAGATTGGGCGATATGTTTAATGGTTTCATTGTTTTCTTCATTCTAATTTGATAGATAGCAAATCTCTTTTAGATACAATATATTTATTTGTCTCTTACATGTGATCTGTTTTATGGTTAGTCTTGGAGTAACCCTCCAATTTCTGGAAGGTTTCCTGCTAATTTTGAAAGAAGAAAAATCCTAATCATCATGGGAAATATTTGGCAAAAATGAGACAATGTGGCAAGTGGCATtgtctcttatttttctgaaatCTAGGGGGAAAATGTGCAACTTGCAACTAAGCCACTGACTTCATTTTAGGTCAATAATTTGTTGTCGTCTTCTATTTATGTGACAGCAATAGGAAGGTCTTAATAAAAAAGGGAAAATAAGTATTGGGAATTGGCCTACACATTCCTGTTTTTCTTTATTCTCTCAACAGCATCATCTACAAGCCTCTCACTACATTACTGACAGATGCTTCCACACATGATACCTTGACTTCATTATGGCTGATGAAGCATTTTTTTCTTGGTCGTCTTATGGTTCATCATTGTAACCTTCTGAAGCACCCATTGTGTTCTCTATTTCACAGGGCAAGCCATGAATGTTCACAGACCTGACATGCTCTTGACCTATTTAGGCCCTCAATGAATGGTGCAAATGTAGAGTCCAAATATTATCCTATTGTTTGTTGATTTCCTTCTTATTGTAGAATTTACATGCCACACCGAATTCACTGAAATGCTGACATACTCCTATAGTCCTATGTAATGCCTCTTACCTCTATAAAACTTTGAGAAGTCATAGCTAACAACACCATTATTTCTCCAAATATTTGACACTTTACTTTTATACGATCAATTGTGTATGCAGATCTTCAGCAATTGCAATCGTACTTTCTCTGCTTCATAGTTAGCCTTTTCAATGCTATGTTGTTGTCCATAGTACGACGGCTGCGTCACAGGCTACTTCCAAACGCATCCTAGAATCTGGAAGATCTTATAAAACGATGCCAGTTTGTATTTACTTTGTATTCCTTCTCTCTTCTTAATTGTCTTAACTTCGTTTATAGATTTATAGTAGTACTGTAATTGTACATCGCAATGCTTACTAGCTGGCATCACATTTTGTGGCGTCTTAATTGTCTTCTTAATTTTCTTCCTTCTCACAGTAGTAGTTTTGCCCCTTTGTTTAATTACTCACCTTTTAACAATTCATACAATATGGACCTAATTTAGGCAGTGGCCTACATGTAACATACCCGAGCCTCATCGCATCATTCTTAACTGCTTAAAACCTTTGTCCGCCGCCCATGGTCAGCCTCACCAACGTACCCCACAAATCATACCAGTACATACGCACGTACCTGCAGGCGCGGCGTTAGCGCGCCAATTTTACTAGTTTATTACAGGCGCTATCTGAATCTGGTTGAATGGTGACGCCGCGTGATGATAATTATTTCACTCCAATCTGAACCGGCTAGCCAGCTGCTGTTTTCATGCCACGTCAGTGTGACACGCAAGCCGTGTCGCTGACTGCATGTACGCCGATCAAACGGTGTTGATTACATCTAGGATCTTTCTCACATTGCTGCTGTTGGAGAAAGAACAGGCGCTcccttaaaaaaagaaaaagaaaagaacaggCGCTCAAATTTACCAAGCAAGTCGAAATGAGAGCGGGCAAACCCTTGTACGACCACGTAAACAGAACCAACCATTTTTTCAGGTGCACAGCTCCTGAAGTCCTAAGCCACAAGTCACCGTCAGGTGCACAAATCTGTTGCGGGCTCAGCTGACCACCAACCACATTTGTATCTGCATTATAAGACCAACACAGCTGCATCCAACATGAGCACAGTCGTTCTCTTTTTCCCCTTTTGAGGATACTGCGAGCATCAATTCAGATCCAAGAGCCTGCTTTCTGTCTGAATTTCTAGCTCCATTCCAGCGAGCAGCTTGTAGACACGGCATCCTTCATCGCTCGATATATAGTACAATCCTTCTTTATTTTACATTGAATCATTGATAACTGAATACTTGCTACGGAACTGTCCGTGCACAGAAAGTGGGCAATGGATCAATGGGCCACCTGCAGACCTGGCCTGTTTGGTTTGTTCCTAGAATGTTTTAGAACGTACTTTAAccgctaattagaggtattaaatgaagccaatttataaaaccaactccagaaacCACGCGCTAGGAACcttaaagaatctaatgatacctttgaccgcgtgattagagaatggttactgtagtatcactgtaactaatcatcaattaattaccgtcattagattcgtcgcaagaagttacacccatccctgaagaagttttgcaaatagactccatttagtactccatgcatacgatATTCCCTTCTCAAGAGACGTGTTCTAGAATTCCTAGAAcggaaccaaacacggcccttcATAGTGTTCGCTGCGGAATTAAAACAGAGCGCCTAAGGTCGACGCCCCCGTGATGATCCAATAAGTGGGCATCAAGGTACTAGTCACCAATTAACAACTAGTAACATCTAACACTATGGATGCCCATAGCATCGAAAGCACGAGCTGCCTGCTTGAAACTTCAGTGAACCGTGCATCAAACTTGCCCATTCAGAGCAGCAAGTAGATTACCTGGTTACAGGAAGTCACAAGCTACAAAAGGAGGCCCACGCAACACTAGTGAGGCCCACGCAACACTAGTGATAGAGCACAAGCCACTCCAGCCACATCAGCCACTGAATTTACGAAGCAACTAGTAACTGCACCTACAAGCCTTGTTCGGCAGACTTCGGTTCCGAGATGCCAAAACACTGAACAACGATGAACTGAATACTGCTGATACTGATGCAATCCCTCTTCTGAAGAAGGGGTGCCAAGATGGGAATTAGCAATCCCCTTACAGGCCAAAAAGGAATCCACAAAATGCAGCCTTGCAGTTGGGTATCACCCTGCAGCTAGAACCAGTTCAAGATCAGCAAACATTTACCAAGATTAATGTAACAAGGCAATGATGCCCTTGTTGCTCTGCAAAATTAAGATGTGTACCTTACGGTTGCAGCATCaaccctcttcttcctcagcttcgcCGTCCTGCACGAAGCCCCCACCCGCGTCGCAAATCCAGTCCCAGATCTTGCCCGGGACCGGCATCACCGACAGCCGCGGCTGCCGGAGCAGCGCGAAGTCCCTCATCCCCTCCACCTCGCCCGCCGCTTTCTTGACCTCACCCAGAGGGACGGGGTTCCGGAACTCCCCGACCGCCCGCACGTCCACGGCGCCGCCAGACGCTgcctccttcccctccccttccccctccccttcgTACCAGGTCCGGGCGACCTccacgacgccgacgacgcggcgggaggcggcgccggcgccggagtggTAGAACAGGCACCGGTCGCCGGTGCGCATGGCGCGGAGGTTTTTCATGGCCTGGTGGTTGCGGACGCCGTCCCGCGGCGCAACGCCGCCCGGGGCGCTCGCCTGGTCGGACCACGACCACTCGCCCGGCTCCGTCTTCAGAAGCCAGTACTggacgccggtggcggcggtcgccgccgcggtggcttGGGCGGCGGGCTTTGCTTTCCTCGTCATCCTGTGCGGGGTTGAGATTGTGGCCTCTGGCGATCGCCGGAGGAGGCTAGGTTCTTGTTTTGGCGGGAATGTGGGCTGCTAGGGCTCGTAGTGGCGGGGATTTTTTTCTACAATAGCAGTTCGTCTTCCCGCGCCCCGCCTGCCTTGACAAAAGTGGATAAGCGTGGGCTGAGATGGGCCCAACCGGGGCTCAAATGGACGGCCCAAACAGGACACCAACGCTGAGATTGCAAGTCAACTCAACAGAGGACAACAGACGTACTCTGCATACAACGAAATACTGCTATCTTTGCAATGGGGTCAACCTGAATAATAAACAAAATCCAAACAGATCAGAATTATGGATGGATTTCAACTCATACTGTGCTTTATACATTGTTTCTTTCCACTACGAAGGCTACCAATTCAACAACTGCTAACGATAACTGAAGTTAGATCGACATAACTGCAATAA
This window contains:
- the LOC120691822 gene encoding thymocyte nuclear protein 1-like; the encoded protein is MTRKAKPAAQATAAATAATGVQYWLLKTEPGEWSWSDQASAPGGVAPRDGVRNHQAMKNLRAMRTGDRCLFYHSGAGAASRRVVGVVEVARTWYEGEGEGEGKEAASGGAVDVRAVGEFRNPVPLGEVKKAAGEVEGMRDFALLRQPRLSVMPVPGKIWDWICDAGGGFVQDGEAEEEEG